GGCGATGCGGTCGTCGCGCAGCAGTTTCTCCACGCGCGCCTGGGGCAGCGGCTCGAGGGCGCTGAGGCCCAGGGTGCTGCGGGCCAGTGCCGTGGAGCGGTCCGGCCCGGGCCCGTTGATCTCGTCCTGGCGAAAGGGGCGCAGGAAGCTGGCCTTCAGGCCCAGGGTGTCCAGGGCGCGAATCAATCCCAGGCAGGCGGATGTGAGGCCAACGCCGGTGCCGGTGGGCACCAGCAGCAGGGTGCGGGGTTCGGGGCGTATGGAGCTGACGGTCATGCGGGAGTCTCGCTGAGGAGTTGGCGGGTCTCGAAGGCGATCTGGCCCTCCTCGTCGGTGGGGATCACCCAGAGCTCGGGCCCGGCGTTTCCGGCATCGATGCGGCCCTCCTGGCCGCCCACGGTCTCGGCGTTGGCCGTGGCCGAGAGGCGCAGCCCGAAGTGGGGCAGGGCCTCTATCACCCGGGCACGCACCGCGCTGGCATTCTCGCCGATGCCGCCGGTAAAGACGATACCGTCGAGTCGCGGCAGGGAGCAGGAGAGGGCGGCCAGGGACTTGGCGATGCGATAGCAGAACACCTCGATGGCGAGTTCGGCGCCGGGATGGTGCTCGGCGGCGGCCTGTTCCAGGCGGCGCATGTCGTTGGAGATCCCGGAAAGGCCCAGCAGGCCGCTCTCCTTGTTGAGCAGGGTGTCGATACGCTCCAGCGACCAACCGAGCTGCCGGCTCAGGTGGGCGTGCAGGCCGGGGTCGACGTCGCCGCTGCGGGTACCCATCACCAGGCCCTCCAGGGGAGTCAGGCCCATGCTGGTATCCACACTCTGGCCCTGCCACACGGCGCAGGTCGAGCAGCCATTGCCCAGATGGGCAACCAGCCAGCCGCCATGGGCGCGGGTGGAGAGATGATCGACGCGCCCGCTGACGTAGGCGTGGCTGCTGCCGTGGAAGCCGTAGCGACGGATGCCGTGCTGGGCATAGAGGTGCTGGGGCAGGGCGTAGCGGTAGGCACGCGGCGGCAGGCTCTGGTGGAAGGCGGTATCGAACACCGCGACTTGGGGCAATGCCGGGAACAGCGCCAGGGTGGCGCGCACCCCCACCAGGTTGGCGGGGTTGTGCAGCGGAGCCAGGGCGCCGGTGGTCTCGATGGCGCGCAGCACGGCGGGGTCGATACGGGTGGCGCCGGTGAAGCGCTCGCCGCCGTGCACGATACGGTGGCCCACCGCGGCAGGGGGCGGGCCGCCCAGGCGCTCGAGGATCACGGCCATGGCCTCGGCGTGGTCGGCGCCGTGCAGGGGCTGTGAGAACACGCGTCCGTCGGCATCGACCCCCTTCAGCCGCGCATCGTTGACGCCCAGGCGCTCGGCCAGGCCCGACTGGCGAGGCAGGGCCGGATCCTCGGGTACCAGGGCATACTTGATGGAAGAGGAGCCGCAGTTGATCACCAGGACCGGGTCGCGCATCGGGTAGTCTCGTGGACAGGGTGAGACGTTAGGCTAACATGGTGTCCCGTCACCGGTAGTGCCAATTATTTGATGTTCGTCATGTTTTTTGGCGAAGCCACTGTTTCCAGATTATTTACGCAAGGAAGCCCCATGTCGAAAGCCTCCATACTTCCCCGCCCGCTGGCCATTACGCTGCTGTGTAGCGTGGCCACGCTGTTCGCCGCCAATCATGTCGCCGCGCGGGTGGCCTTCGACGAGGGCACCGGGCTGCTGCTGGCGATCCTGGTGCGCTCCAGCGTGGCGCTGGTGGTGTTAGGTGCCCTGGTGATGTTTCAGCGCAAGTCGCTGCGTCTGCCGGCCGGCACCGCCGGCTGGCAACTGCTGGTGGGCTTGCTGGTGGTGGTGCAGAGCCTCTCCCTCTATTCGGCGGTGGCGCGCATCCCGGTGGTGGTGGCACTGCTGCTGATGAACACTCTGCCGATCCAGCTGGCGCTGATCAGCTGGGCGATGGGCGGGCCGCGCCCGACGCCGCGGGCGGCGCTGGTCATGGGGGTGATCCTCGTCGGCCTGGTGGTGGTGCTGGATGTACCGACCTGGCTCGCCGACCCCGGTGCCATGGGATCCGGCTGGTTCCTCGGCGTGGGGCAGGGGCTGGCCGCCGCCTTCGTCTTCGCCTGGGCGTTGTGGATCACCGAGCACCACCTGGACGAGGTGGGCAGTACCCTGCGCAGCCTGCTGACCATGCTCACGGTGCTGGTCAGCATGCTGGCGGCAGGCGTCGCCGGCCTGGTTCCGGGCGGCATGGACCTGCCACAGAGCCTTGCCGGTGCCTGGGGCCTGGCCGCGCTGGGGCTCTTCTACGGCGTGGCCTTTTCCATCCTGTTCATCAGCGTGCCGCGCCTGGACATGGCGCGTAATGCCCCGGCCATGAACATGGAGCCGGTGGCGGCACTGGTGCTGGGTTACCTGGTGCTCGGCCAGACGCTGTCGCCCGTTCAACAGCTGGGGGGTGGCCTGGTACTGGCGGGAATCGTGATCCTGGGGCTGTCGAAGCAGGAGTGAAGGTGGCTCAGCAGGGCCCGACAATCACTCGTAGCGCCGCAGGCTCGACGCGTAGCGTCAGCTCCCGGAAGTGGCCCAACGACTCGCCGTCGGCGGTCACCCGGTGCCCGTGATGCATGGCGATGCGGCATGTCGACGGCCGGCGCACCAGCACGCTGTCGTCATCCTGCGGCGTATGGCCGAGCAGGCGAGTGACCATGAAGGTCCAGAGCAGGCGCCACCAGGGGTGTGGGCGTACCGCCACCAGGGTCAGGTGGCATCCCAGGCACAGGCGCCCGGCACCTTTGATCCGCCGCCGAAGAAGGCCCCCGAGGCGATGGCCAGCGACAGCCAGCGCTCCTCGATGATCTCGTTGTCGGTCTCCAGGCGCGCCTGGAAGCCGCGCAGCAACCCAAGGCGGCGCAGCTGCGGCAGGACGGCGGCATAGCTGAAGCGCCCCAGCCAGCGCTTGAGGCGCGGTGAGGCCTGAGTGGCCGGCAGCGTGCCGAGGCCCACATGGACCACGTTGAGGAACAGCTGGTCATCGAGCCAGCCGACATCGACCCGCGCGCTCGGTGCCCGCGCGACCAGCTCGCAGAGGGCATCGGGATCCTCCGGCAGGCCGAGGTTCCTGGCGAAGTCGTTGGCGGTACCCGACGGCAGCACGCCCAGGATGGCTCCGCAGGCATGACACGCGCGAGCAGCCCGGTTGACCGAGCCGTCGCCGCCCGCGACCAGCACGATATCGTCGGCCGAAAGCGCCGTCTCCCAATCATCCTCGGCGAGATCACGCACCTGCAGCGAGGTGATGCCGGCGCGCTCGAGGCGTGGCTTCCAGAAGCCCTCGCCGCGGGAGCCGTTACCGGCCCGGGTATTGGCGATCAACCAGTGGCGCATCCTCGGGTCCTGTCCAGCGTGAAGGCTCAGTATAGCCGGGAGTACAGGTGGGCGGCATGTCGCCACTCGCCGACGCGGCGTAGCGCAACTTTACACATTTGTCCCTTGATACATTGTCGTAGAGGGACCACACTTATCGGCGTTAGGAAACGGTGTTCATTAATGAGGAGTACGTCATGAAGACCCTGACCATTGCCGCTCTGACTTCCGCCCTGTTCGCCGCCGGCGCCACCGCTGCCCAGGCCCAGCAGCCTCCCTATCCCCAGGGCTATGTGGGTGGTGACGCCATGTTCTGGGAGGTCGATCCCGATGGTCGTGCCGACAGCCGTGATGGCACCGGCCTGCGCGTCAACGGCGGTCTGAAGTTCAACGACTACTTCGCCGTGGAGGGCCACCTGGGTGGCGGCGGCTCCGATGGGAGCGTGGAGCTCGACTCCCTGGTGGGCCTCTATGCCAAGGGTATCCTGCCGGTTTCCCAGGAGTTCCGCCTCTATGGCCTGGCCGGCATGACCGACGTGGACTTCGACGTCGACAGCGAGTCGGGCTTCTCCTACGGTGCCGGCGCCGAGTTCGACGTGGCGCCCAACCTGGCGCTGGGTGCCGACTACATGCGCTATCTCGACGAGGACCAGTACGACTTCGATGCCGCCAGCGTTGGCGTACGCTATCGCTTCTGATGTTTGGCACTACCCGTTGTAATGCGCGACGCCCCCGCTGCCAAGCAGCGGGGGCGTCCTGCGTCTGGGGTGCCGGGTCACTTCGGGCGTGACCGTCGCCGCTCCCGGGCGGGCTCCGTCACAGGCTGCGGTCCAGCCCCATCTGCCAGAAGTCGATCTCCAGGCGCGTGGCGTCTCGGAACACCTGGACGAGCTCGTCGAAGCGACGCGGGGTGACCTCGGCCAGGCGGGCGTCGAGCCAGGCCTCCTCGGTGCGTCGGGCGGCCTGGAACTCCTCGCTCTCGTACATGGCGATCCAGGCGTCATAGGGGTTGGCGTTGCCGCGCAGGGTGGCGGGGCGTGAATTGAGCCAGTCGGCGATCACGCCGTAGCCCACCAGGCA
The Halomonas sp. H10-9-1 DNA segment above includes these coding regions:
- a CDS encoding acetate kinase, yielding MRDPVLVINCGSSSIKYALVPEDPALPRQSGLAERLGVNDARLKGVDADGRVFSQPLHGADHAEAMAVILERLGGPPPAAVGHRIVHGGERFTGATRIDPAVLRAIETTGALAPLHNPANLVGVRATLALFPALPQVAVFDTAFHQSLPPRAYRYALPQHLYAQHGIRRYGFHGSSHAYVSGRVDHLSTRAHGGWLVAHLGNGCSTCAVWQGQSVDTSMGLTPLEGLVMGTRSGDVDPGLHAHLSRQLGWSLERIDTLLNKESGLLGLSGISNDMRRLEQAAAEHHPGAELAIEVFCYRIAKSLAALSCSLPRLDGIVFTGGIGENASAVRARVIEALPHFGLRLSATANAETVGGQEGRIDAGNAGPELWVIPTDEEGQIAFETRQLLSETPA
- a CDS encoding DMT family transporter gives rise to the protein MSKASILPRPLAITLLCSVATLFAANHVAARVAFDEGTGLLLAILVRSSVALVVLGALVMFQRKSLRLPAGTAGWQLLVGLLVVVQSLSLYSAVARIPVVVALLLMNTLPIQLALISWAMGGPRPTPRAALVMGVILVGLVVVLDVPTWLADPGAMGSGWFLGVGQGLAAAFVFAWALWITEHHLDEVGSTLRSLLTMLTVLVSMLAAGVAGLVPGGMDLPQSLAGAWGLAALGLFYGVAFSILFISVPRLDMARNAPAMNMEPVAALVLGYLVLGQTLSPVQQLGGGLVLAGIVILGLSKQE
- a CDS encoding diacylglycerol kinase family protein; translation: MRHWLIANTRAGNGSRGEGFWKPRLERAGITSLQVRDLAEDDWETALSADDIVLVAGGDGSVNRAARACHACGAILGVLPSGTANDFARNLGLPEDPDALCELVARAPSARVDVGWLDDQLFLNVVHVGLGTLPATQASPRLKRWLGRFSYAAVLPQLRRLGLLRGFQARLETDNEIIEERWLSLAIASGAFFGGGSKVPGACAWDAT
- a CDS encoding porin family protein, which encodes MKTLTIAALTSALFAAGATAAQAQQPPYPQGYVGGDAMFWEVDPDGRADSRDGTGLRVNGGLKFNDYFAVEGHLGGGGSDGSVELDSLVGLYAKGILPVSQEFRLYGLAGMTDVDFDVDSESGFSYGAGAEFDVAPNLALGADYMRYLDEDQYDFDAASVGVRYRF